The following DNA comes from Vicia villosa cultivar HV-30 ecotype Madison, WI unplaced genomic scaffold, Vvil1.0 ctg.002761F_1_1, whole genome shotgun sequence.
GATATTCATATTCATTGGAGGAAACTAAGTATGGAAGGAAATCAAGATATAGAtgcagatgatggatcagaaataGACATGACAAATGCAATCGATGAAATTTGGAAAATGTGGAGCTCATTAGATATTGTCGGAAAAAGAGCATTAAAAAGAAGAGTGTGTGAGATTGCTTATCCAACTACAACAAAGATGTGTCCACCGCctgaaaaaattaaaaccaaaggaGGGGTTAAGAAAAAAGGGAAGAGACCTGTGGGATATGATGTTTATCGTGATCCTTCAGGATATGAGTATGTTGATCAAGCACATTTGAGTTCTCAAAAATATTCAAAGAGGTTATATTCATAACTATCCCAAACCTCAAAAAATAGAGAATTTGATAAATACATTGTACAATTTCCAGATTACATCAGACCatttattgatgacattgttgatgTAAGAGATGATGGAAATTGTGGGTTTAGAGCCATTGCATCTTTGCATGGTTATGGCACAGATGGATGGTCAATGGTTCGTCGGGATTTGGAGAAAGAAATTATAGGTCCTAGAAGTAATGATGAAGCTCATGAGATATATATGATAATCTCGGGTCTGACGGTCCTTCGTCATAGACAGGCACTGGTACCTCCATCGGCTCATCATCCTGTGGTGCTCTCAAACGAGGATGTGACACCGTATAATACCACGGCAAATAATCATCATCTGTCTCGTATGGCATGGTGGCAAAAGCAGCTGGGGGATCATCGTGGGATCGGGTCACCTGCAACACACTCTGCATATATGTAGCCCACTCAACATGCACATCAAGTGTGTCTACATTAGGAGGAGCAGTCGGTATGTACTGTCTGTATCCAAACTGACGCAAGCATCTGTCAGGTAAATATAGAACTACAGTACCAAACCACTTCAAACCACCCCGATACAAACAGATATCATCAAAAGGACGGTGCACCCGATGATCCTCAAAAGGGCGCCAGACAATATCGTGAGGAGTCAACTGATCTAACACAGCTCGGATGTCAGCCACTTTTTGCGTCCCCTGCCTATATTCCCATTTCATCGCCCTAGCCATCGGACTATCAATGCCACATAACCCAGAAGTACCTCTCTTTCCAACAGTTGGAAAGTACTCATGAATCCAACACTGAAACAAAAGTAAAAGTTACTattataaattaaactaaattataataaactaaattaaactaaaatattagatattaagtataattaaataataagtaaAATTTTAAACCTGAAGAAGAGAGGCATAACCGTCAAGCTGCTTGCATGAATAAAATGAGGCATCCCCTAAGTATCTGTACAGAGTAACCAGTGCAGCTGCCCCCCAGCAATAGCTTCCACAAGTATCCAAATCTCTCAAAAGTGGAAGATATTTTGCCTCAACAAGAGTAAAAGTCTTGTCGGCAAGAATGGTACAACCTAATAGCAACATCATGTATGCTCTCATAGCGCCTGTAAAGTTATTCGCAGCTCTTTGTTGCTCAAAAACTTGCTTCAACCAATCCAATTTATAGTAAGTACCCCTTACAGCAGAAGCCTCTGTAGTTGCATCACTCAGCGAAACACCAAACAACTCAACAGCTAGATGGATAGCATCATAATCGGTGACAACAACATCAGGGTCAACCAGCTGGCCCCTAATCGGTACATGAAGAAGACAAGAAACATCGTCTAGCGTGATGGTCATCTCGCCGAACGACATATGAAATGACGATGTTTCATGATGCCATCTCTCAACAAAAGCAGATAAGAGATGTGTATCTACCCTGGCCAAACTAGTATGCTGCAAAGATGACAGGCCAGATGCAACTAACCAATTTTCCATCTGCCTTGGGAGCATTGTCGGAACCCATCCTATTAATTTGCTGCCATGTGCAGCAACCTTTAAGGTCGGCTTTGGTCGTCTCTCctgaaaataatttgtaatatatgttaatatataagtacatgtaatttaaaaaaacatttaagaaaatatttacgTACCTCGCCCAACCATAAATGACAGACAACGTGCCTCTGATATCTAACCAATAAAGATGTATCAGTAGGTCCTCCGGGAAATGCCGGATGATGCGGACCAACCTCAGGAGCAGCTCCCTGCTGTCCCTCGCCATCAGCCTCTCGACGTTGTCTTCCTCTTTGACGCATTCCGTCGATCGCACCCCCTCTTCTTCGAaccactaaaaaataaaaaataaaatagttaacaattaaataaaatgttattaaaaataatatatgatattaaaaacaaaaacaaaaataactaaaaaaaataggAACCGGATACCCCAAGGGTGGGTTATCCGGCTGAGGGCAAGAAGAACCGAAAACCCCATTGTTGGGTTATCCGGCTGAGAAAAAAGGAACCGGAAACCCCATCATTGGGTTATCCGGCTGGTAACGGAAGAAAACGAACAGAACCGGAAACCCCATAGGTGGGTTATCCGGCtgagaaatttttttgaaaaacttactttttaaatGAAATGTGAACCGGAACTGACGAGGCTGGGTTATCCGGTTTTGGCTCAAAAAAATTCCCTCTTCTCAAACGTTGTGTAACCGTGAAAATGagtgaaaaagtgaaaaattttgtaatttttactATTTATACAGGGGTAAATTTGTCCGAATTTTTTtttgtaggggtattgggataaacgTAGGGGTACAGGGTATAATTTTCTACGCTTAGAGATGTCAAAATAGGCTCGGCCCATAAACTCAACAATTTAACCGGATCGGACCGTAAAATACTTTAAAAACACACTACTCTATTTTTTTGGGCAAGCTCATCGGGCCTATGTTTTTTATGGGCCGGGTCAAGTGGACTTTGGGTTGGcctattaaaaaaagattttggttaattttgggaaaaaaagattgagataagatatgatttcataaatgtgttttcaagtgataaagaaaagttaaagaggatgaagatatattttcaagatgatatgatcaaggaaatggttgtgagatggagagaaaatttgataagtattggtgTGAATATTAAGTTATTTTGTACTTTTACATAGATGATTATGTGGTATTCATATATTTTAGATATGCATCTTGAAGACATGGATGAAGATGTGCAACTtcgaatataatttttttttttaaaatgacttCTGATATGCATCTTGAAgtaacctttttttttaaaaaaaaaatcttcgaAGTTGCATATTCGAAGtcacctttttttaaaaaaaaaatatcttcggagttgcatctccgaaaacatgtATGGGGCAGAATTAATTACAACAAAGCAATAAAGCATGGATTTACCATAAATAATCCAAATTACATAGATAGTTCAACATAaatttaaagttacatattgttataaaCGGGTAGTTGGGGACGacacaacattttgataacatctcctcccgatctttgaagttttgcATCCAACTCGATTGGACCATTCGAAGAATATTGTTGAAAAGTTATCCATATAACCTTTAAATCGTCGCCGTTCTTGAGCTCAAATGGGGTGAACTTGATGTTTCCTTCAGATTCAAGTGAAGATGAACGATAcgcaagcttgacaacctttcgattcctGGATATTGCAATAGAGAGTTCAGTGTCGAAATCAGCTCGGTGGACGGTGTGTCGTATGAGAACCTAAATTGAAGCAACATTGGGTAACCACTGCAGAAGTAGATAAAAGCAAGGTGAGGGTAGGTTTGAGTCATTTATGACTGTGGCTTGAGATGTTGATGAAAATCTATAGAAATATTATTTATAGACTTTTTGGAGTAATATGAATCCAAGAAATTTTATCTTGCTATCAGTGgaagtttcggatatgcatatccgaaataagcCCTAATGCTTAAAAATTTCAAATATGCATTTCCAAATTATGCAAAAACAGAATGAATTTCATTCTGTTATGTGCAATTTCATCATCAATCCAATTCAAACAATTAGATCGGTAAAAATAAACATTGactacattatatatatatatatatatatatatatatatatatatatatatatatatatatatatatatatatatatatatatatatatatatatatatatatatatatatatatatatatatatgaggagggttatatttactccaggagtaagttattatgacttactccaaatctagaccattgattcttttcaatctagtggttaaaaataataagtaatagttttctctctccacatttaattacttattatttttaaccactagattgaaaagaatcaattgtctagatttggagtaagttataataacttactcctggagtaaatataacccttctctaatatatatatatatatatatatatatatattgaatcgtATTGGTTTTACATTCGTTAcgataatacatacaaaaaatgattcGGTAAATTCTAAAATGCACCGAACGAATTGTCACCGCTTAATTCTAAAATCGATAAATTCTTCGACTTCTCCCTATTTCCTTCCCTCActtgcttcatcatttctccTAACTCCACCATTCTTTCAAAAAAATGGTTCGGCCAAGTCTCCACTACTTTTATATGATGTGTCGTCCACTTACATGACGTAGCCGGAATAAGACACCTCGGTTTCAAAAAAAGATGTACAAAGTGGCACAatcttagatacccgatacaAGTGATGCGGCTGGACACGTCTATAGGTGGGCCACTATGAAGTGAAAAAATGTCTCTGAAAATCCAAATcgcgtcaaatcgacacacacccgatcATACGCACTTGCTATAAGATGACTTGTCTTAGGGAAGGACATCCACTTTGAAACTGGTGTATGAGCGGTAAGGGATGGAACAAGGGCATCATGaattttatcaaaattttctTTATTCTCAAAAAGTTGAGTGTAAAGGTCCGTATGCGAAGTCAACTCCAAAATAAGTGTTTGGCGAATAAGAGTGTGATTCTCTTCTCCTTTACCGAGTAAATCGGCAACGACCCGATACCCACAATTACCATTGGTCCCCACATAAAATCTATCCATGATCACTTCCAACTCGGTTGTGATGTTTACATTGGATTCACCCTCTTTCGTCGGTTTGTAATCATTAAATCGGAGTCTTTTCCAATGATCAATTACTTCATCCATGTGTATCGGGgaattcaacttcatctttttaGAAATTAGAAAAGCACATGGAAGCCCGTAAGTTTTCCTAATTGTACACCCACATTTTGAACTATTCGGACCAGTCGTATCCGCCCGcttcatgaaaaataaaattcaatcccgCCCGGGATATGTTGAAAATCAATTGCGAGTAGAGAGTGTTTCTCTTAAACTGGTGTTCCGCAACAGTCTTGCTTGGACCAAACGATGTTTGAAGTTTATTATGTTGATTTTGTAGCATTTGGTTCACCGTGTCCCATTCGGTTGGATGTTATGCAACCCAAATGTCTAACTTGGTCCGTCCAAGCGCATACAAATTTCTCTTTCAGCTTTTCAAGGATAGTAGATTCAACATATTTCAGAAAATCGGGATATCCGATACACAATGTTCTGAATTGTACCACATTCTCCGTATACAAATCTTCGGCACAAGAATTTAAATTAATCGTCCATGCACCCTGTactacggtgggagaactgactttttgttttgtttttcgcaaaacatgttgcggttagcaagagtcgcccccgacttttattttatccaattttattaGGAAATGcataaaagaataggaaagacctttaaaagattttgagttcggggggtaggttatacaaagggaaggtactagcaccctttgcatccatggttatccatggcctcttaattgcttagcccACTTCGTTTGACTTgtgtgtgtgtatgcttgaaaaaactttgaaaaagtttaactttgtaatgattctcgtatgaatgtatacaaagtgttatttttgaaaatatttgtgtTTGGAAATAGTTTGTAAGAAagcttgactttgtaatgattcttgtaTGAATGTATACAAggtgtttttattttgaaaatagctTTGGAAGTATGAGGTGTGAAAATGAATTTAAGTGTGAGCAAGCAAATAGAAGAACCTACCCACTAAGTAATAGTCTTTCCTATTCTATGTCTTTTCTGTTTTGGAGATAGTATTATCCATACCATTAGTTGGTAGGAAATCCTAtctattggatgtgaagggacagGCGTAGGGTCATcgaatggtcatagaaggcaacatgtaaggataccttagcaattcaaagggactatcatcatttttccGAAGGGTcgtcgagggacaagatcattgtttcgtaggcaacttgaagggtcatcgagggactatgatctttatattgaatggactatgatgatttattcGTAGGAAACTTTTGCTAAAATATCgcgttcgagggacatgaccaatAATTCATAAGGCAAcgaagagaggttaccctaaaggtgagtgtgtgagaaGTGTGTTGATTCCTTTATTTTATCTTGAGATTAGGTTAGCTATGTTCAAttattagtcttgccatacaatcctattaaccatacatctagcagttaatatatacgaaaaataaagtgcggaaagtaaaatcctacgctattacatcgctttGGGAGAGATACATAAGTATAAAGAATGCAAGAATATAAATCCTAAACTATTACATCCTGTGAGCAGTTACAAAATTTAGAAAATGCGAGGAAAATTAAAGTGCGAAAATAAAATTgctaattaaactattacatcccATAAGCAATTACATAATTGGTAAAAAATACGCGAGGAAAATTAAAATAGCGAATAAATTGAAAAGTCGAGAGATGGTTGaagttttgagaagaaaaagatttAGGGTTAGAAAAAGATTTAAAGTTAATTAGAATCTAAACCTAAgttaatgattaaaaataaatctaaatctaattaattgatgaaataaatttaattagctAGTTATGtacaattaaatcaaatcaaatccaattaaATCTCTAATTAaggttaattaaaattaatgtcaaaatttgaatcaattaaacctaaatctaaatatttttgtatttttttatgattttatggtaACTAAATTAactaaatgattaaataaataaaatctaattaattaaattaattgggtgttggaaagaaaattattttgttaacctaaaccctaatcctaattattattttttaattgattaactaAATggttaataaaacaattaaaggTTAATGAaggaaaaaattggaaaaatgcACAAAAATAATGTAGGACGCTGGGAATCACGGATGGTGGTGTCGGCCGTTGTTGTTCGGATATGTTCGTCGCAGTGAACCAAGGGGCGGCTCGCGGTTGTCGTCGGCTGACGATTGTGTGAGTCACATGGTGGTTGTTGTCTGCGTGCGGTAATGGCTCCACACGGTAGATTTGACTACGGAGGTTGTGAACGGCGCTTGAGTCCGGACTTCTATTCTTCTTTCATCTTCTATCTACAAAATAAATAGTAATAAGAAGAAGCAAATTATATTAGTTATTGTATTGTGTTGGTTCAATTTGCAGGTTTGGTAATATTGGTCATATTCATGATTTTTTGAGAGTTTAATATAGGTGGAGGAACGGTTCTGGTATGACTTTTGAGTTCTTGTGAAGAGATGAATGATAGTGGTGGTTTTATACGTGAAAGATGGTTGAAAAAAGGTTTGACCGAGACAGTAGAGAAAAATTTATTTTGTATGAGAGAAAAATAAGGGTTAGAAAGTGTGGTGAATGAATGACCCTCTTGGTAGAAATTGTACGTAGAAAATAAAAAGGTTAGAAACTGTTGTGTAAAAGGGGGTGAAAATTTATGTACAATCACAAGGTTTTTAAAAAGGGTTTTGGGGAAGAGAATGTGTGGGAGAAAGGTTGTACATGAAAGTGTTAGAGAAATGGGAGAATTGTTAGTTATTTATACACctaaattaggttaacaaaaatagtcaaacaatcaataattaattattaaatctcaaatctcaatcaaatatgatttgattttgatttctgaaatatttaactaattatgttgATTATTTCCTAAACTATACAATTATACAATATTTAGAAATATGAACAAAAAATTTGTAAatctttttgtattttgaattttttttttactaaaatgcataaaattaagaattaagtaaaaaatgattttttttttaaaatatacatataataaaaacgaaaattcaaattaaataataaaaaaatacaattttgtgatttttgaatattttatgatttttgttgatttttttgactaaaaaatgcaaaaaagtgaaaattgactattttaaaaaatgaatatttaactaatacgaaattaaaattaaaatgataaaaagttatttttttgtgattttttagtataaatgaaaataaagttagaaacaaataaaaggaaaaatgtcAGAAGTGGAATTCAaacccgggacctctcgctcttgtacctctTGTCATAcgccaaaatttacccgatataatttACATCTGTTAATtcattaagggtgttaaaaattaagagccataggatttaatatatctattattaaactcgatctcttacaaaattcccttataaatcgGTTAAAATAAAATGGAGGTGTGAGTAGCAAGTATTTGGGAGTCAATTTGCTTTGGGCCCATtttgttttattcatttaatcatttttattatctttttattatttctcataatattattattattaatttcattgTTACTAACTATGATTTGTTAGTGTTTTGTATTATTAACTCTTATTATTGATATTagtattagttttattattatcattagttttattattattattaactattattagtAACAATAatcattagttttattattattaactattattattagtaattagtattagttattattattattaaat
Coding sequences within:
- the LOC131639762 gene encoding protein MAIN-LIKE 1-like; translated protein: MGFSVLLALSRITHPWVVRRRGGAIDGMRQRGRQRREADGEGQQGAAPEVGPHHPAFPGGPTDTSLLVRYQRHVVCHLWLGEERRPKPTLKVAAHGSKLIGWVPTMLPRQMENWLVASGLSSLQHTSLARVDTHLLSAFVERWHHETSSFHMSFGEMTITLDDVSCLLHVPIRGQLVDPDVVVTDYDAIHLAVELFGVSLSDATTEASAVRGTYYKLDWLKQVFEQQRAANNFTGAMRAYMMLLLGCTILADKTFTLVEAKYLPLLRDLDTCGSYCWGAAALVTLYRYLGDASFYSCKQLDGYASLLQCWIHEYFPTVGKRGTSGLCGIDSPMARAMKWEYRQGTQKVADIRAVLDQLTPHDIVWRPFEDHRVHRPFDDICLYRGGLKWFGTVVLYLPDRCLRQFGYRQYIPTAPPNVDTLDVHVEWATYMQSVLQVTRSHDDPPAAFATMPYETDDDYLPWYYTVSHPRLRAPQDDEPMEVPVPVYDEGPSDPRLSYISHELHHYF